The Panulirus ornatus isolate Po-2019 chromosome 56, ASM3632096v1, whole genome shotgun sequence genomic interval GTGATACTGAACGTCTGCGACGCATGTCTCTGGTAGAAGAGCATGGTGAGAAACGCATCAACATGGCTCATCTGTGTATTGTTGGgtcacatgctgtcaatggtgTTGCAGCCATTCACTCTGAGATTATCAAACGTGATATTTTCAAGGATTTCAGTGATATGTCACCTGAGAAGTTCCAAAACAAGACCAATGGTATTACTCCTCGTCGTTGGCTGTTGCTTTGCAACCCTGCCCTTGCAGATGCCATTGCTGAGAAGATTGGTGAAGACTGGGTTGTTCATTTAGATCAGTTAGCTAAACTCAAAACTATGGTCAATGACAGTGGTTTCATTCGTACTATCCAGACAGCAAAGCAGGAGAACAAACTACGTCTTGCAAAGCAACTGGAACAGGAATATGGTATCAAGGTTAACCCTTCTTCTATGTATGACATTCAGGTTAAACGTATCCATGAGTACAAGCGTCAGCTTCTTAACTGCCTCCACATAATCACCATGTATAATCGTATCAAAGCCAACCCAGGAGCTGCTTTTGTACCTCGCACTGTCATGATAGGTGGGAAGGCTGCTCCCGGCTATCACACAGCAAAGCAGATAATTCGTCTTATTTGCGCAGTAGCTCATGTTGTCAATAATGATCCCATTGTTGGTGACAAACTAAAAGTTATTTATTTAGAGAACTACCGTGTTACTTTAGCTGAGAAAATTATTCCAGCTGCAGATCTTTCTGAACAGATTTCAACTGCTGGTACTGAGGCTTCTGGCACTGGCAACATGAAGTTCATGCTCAATGGAGCTCTGACTATTGGAACCTTAGATGGTGCTAACATTGAAATGATGGAAGAAATGGGtaaagaaaatatctttatcTTTGGTATGACAGAAAGTGAGGTTGAAGAACTTAAACGTAAGGGTTACAATGCTCATGAGTACTACAACAAGTTGCCAGAGCTACGACAATGTATTGACCAGATTCAGAGCGGTTTCTTCTCTCCAAATAATCCTGATCAGTTTAAGGACTTGGTTAACATTCTTATGCACCATGACCGTTTCTTCCTCTTTGCTGATTATGATTCTTACATTAAGTGCCAAGACAAAGTAAATAAATTGTATCAAAAGCCATTAGAATGGACCAAGAAGGCCCTTCTAAATATTGCATCATCAGGGAAGTTTTCTAGTGACCGCACAATTGCTGAATATGGGCGACAGATTTGGGGAGTAGAGCCGTCCTGGGAGAAACTCCCTGCTCCTCATGAGCCTCGTGAATCTGAGGCTTCAAGTGACAAGTAAATGTTATGTCTGCTTGGGATTGTTGGGAATTCTCACTTTTGGAAGATAGCACTGGGACATAGATTTGAGGCACTATACTGAGATTGTATAGTCATCATAATTTTAAAGCTTCGTACATCATTctcgataaaaaaagaaaatgtaatccgAGTATAATCTTGTCTTGTATGTCTTGTCCATTCATAACTTCTTAGCATTGTTGATGTTGCTTTTAGGATGTTTTTCCCATTTGCAAAGGCATACATGTAGGGGATATTGACTGCTGGTATATTTCTAGGCAGGAAGGTATTGTTATTCTTGAGGAGCTGTATCTGATGTCACCTAGTCACTGGCGAATGCTCAGTTTTGGAGACTTGCTGCCAAATCAAAATACTATCCTACATTTTGTGCCAATTTTCTGTTTCAGATGTTTAGTTACATACTCTCTTCCCATACAATTATTGTCAGGGAAATGCAATCTCAGTTTTAAAGTATTTAGGACAATTTGGTGTTTTTTCATAATCAAATGAGTGGCAATAAATACTGTAGGTGGTAATTCTGGTTGTTAGTGCAAAGGATGTAAGATTTGAGTATACTTGAAACCATTGtattatattttataattattgAAAGTTACCTACTGTCAAAGTTGTTATGAGGT includes:
- the Glyp gene encoding glycogen phosphorylase gives rise to the protein MTTPQSDLDKRKQISVRGIAQVENVANVKKTFNRHLHYTLVKDRNVATPRDYYFTLAHTVRDHLTSRWIRTQQHYYEKDPKRVYYLSLEYYMGRSLTNTMINLGIQSACDEALYQLGLDIEELESLEEDAGLGNGGLGRLAACFLDSMATLGMAAYGYGIRYEYGIFAQKIKNGEQVEEPDDWLRFGNPWEKARPEYMIPVNFYGRVEDTPQGKKWVDTQIVFAMPYDNPIPGYKNNVVNTMRLWSAKSPNNFNLKFFNDGDYIQAVLDRNFAENISRVLYPNDNFFEGKELRLKQEYFMVAATLQDIIRRFKASKFGSKDQVRTSFDTFPEKVAIQLNDTHPSLAIPELMRILIDIEGLTWARAWDICTKTCAYTNHTVLPEALERWPVSMLEHILPRHLQIIYEINHLHLQEVARRWPGDTERLRRMSLVEEHGEKRINMAHLCIVGSHAVNGVAAIHSEIIKRDIFKDFSDMSPEKFQNKTNGITPRRWLLLCNPALADAIAEKIGEDWVVHLDQLAKLKTMVNDSGFIRTIQTAKQENKLRLAKQLEQEYGIKVNPSSMYDIQVKRIHEYKRQLLNCLHIITMYNRIKANPGAAFVPRTVMIGGKAAPGYHTAKQIIRLICAVAHVVNNDPIVGDKLKVIYLENYRVTLAEKIIPAADLSEQISTAGTEASGTGNMKFMLNGALTIGTLDGANIEMMEEMGKENIFIFGMTESEVEELKRKGYNAHEYYNKLPELRQCIDQIQSGFFSPNNPDQFKDLVNILMHHDRFFLFADYDSYIKCQDKVNKLYQKPLEWTKKALLNIASSGKFSSDRTIAEYGRQIWGVEPSWEKLPAPHEPRESEASSDK